The Oceaniferula flava genome has a window encoding:
- a CDS encoding Fur family transcriptional regulator yields the protein MPEHADLLEQHRIPVTAQRLAVLRAVDKKPHATADILAETVRQEIGTISRQAIYNVLTLFSEKGLVRRIQPAGSSARYENRVGDNHHHLVCRECGLTVDVDCATGETPCLHAADDAGFIIDEAEVTYWGLCPECQASKAKN from the coding sequence TGAGCACGCAGACTTACTTGAACAGCACCGGATCCCGGTGACCGCCCAGCGTTTAGCGGTGTTACGCGCAGTGGATAAGAAGCCTCATGCCACAGCCGATATTTTGGCTGAGACCGTGCGACAGGAAATAGGCACCATCTCACGTCAGGCTATCTATAACGTCCTGACGCTGTTTTCGGAAAAAGGCCTGGTGCGCCGCATCCAGCCAGCGGGCTCTTCGGCGCGTTATGAAAATAGGGTGGGCGATAACCATCATCACCTGGTGTGCCGCGAGTGTGGTCTGACCGTTGATGTCGATTGTGCCACGGGTGAAACGCCCTGCCTGCACGCGGCGGATGATGCCGGCTTTATCATTGATGAGGCTGAGGTGACTTACTGGGGGCTGTGCCCTGAGTGCCAGGCGTCGAAGGCCAAGAACTAA